One part of the Mycolicibacterium aromaticivorans JS19b1 = JCM 16368 genome encodes these proteins:
- the lhgO gene encoding L-2-hydroxyglutarate oxidase yields the protein MSSAGAHDLVVVGAGIVGLAVAREWTQRRPDASVVVVEREDAPARHQTGHNSGVVHGGIYYQPGSLKARLCVDGARLMYEYCEHHAISHERCGKLIVAVSAEELGRLDDLQERGIANAVPGLRRIGAQEIAEIEPNAVGLQALHAPNTGIVDYPAVARTLVAELTAAGVSTRFGTEVTAIEGAENPIVHTTSGPLRAHTVIACAGLWADRLARRAGAPRDPQIVPFRGAYLGLRPTDSPRLNGMIYPVPNPELPFLGVHITKHITGDVTLGPTAMMVGARDAYSLRRLNFRDSWETLAWPGTWRVARRYWRVGVDEIRMAASRQAFVTAAARYMPGLTLADLDGSSHAGVRAQAIGRDGSLVDDFVISRNGRISHVRNAPSPAATSAFALASELVDRVTG from the coding sequence ATGTCTTCTGCCGGTGCGCATGACCTGGTGGTCGTCGGTGCAGGCATTGTCGGGCTGGCCGTGGCCAGGGAGTGGACCCAACGTCGGCCCGACGCATCGGTGGTGGTCGTCGAGCGTGAGGACGCGCCTGCCCGCCACCAGACCGGCCACAACTCCGGTGTGGTCCATGGCGGGATCTACTATCAGCCGGGATCACTGAAGGCCCGACTCTGCGTCGACGGCGCTCGGCTGATGTACGAGTACTGCGAGCACCACGCCATCAGTCACGAGCGGTGCGGCAAGCTGATCGTCGCGGTGTCAGCCGAGGAACTGGGCCGCCTGGACGACTTGCAGGAGCGTGGCATCGCCAATGCCGTGCCGGGGTTGCGCCGCATCGGCGCCCAGGAAATAGCCGAGATCGAACCCAATGCTGTTGGCCTGCAGGCGCTTCACGCTCCGAACACCGGAATCGTCGACTATCCCGCCGTGGCCCGCACCCTCGTCGCCGAGCTGACCGCCGCGGGTGTGTCGACCCGGTTCGGGACCGAGGTCACCGCGATCGAAGGGGCAGAAAACCCGATCGTCCACACCACCAGCGGACCGTTGCGCGCACACACCGTCATCGCGTGCGCCGGGCTGTGGGCCGACCGCCTGGCCCGTCGGGCAGGGGCGCCCCGCGACCCGCAGATCGTGCCGTTCCGCGGCGCCTACCTCGGACTCAGACCGACGGATTCGCCGCGATTGAACGGCATGATCTATCCGGTGCCCAACCCCGAACTACCGTTTCTCGGAGTGCACATCACCAAGCACATCACCGGCGACGTGACGTTGGGCCCGACTGCGATGATGGTGGGCGCCCGTGACGCATACTCGCTGCGCCGGTTGAACTTCCGCGACTCCTGGGAGACGCTGGCGTGGCCAGGAACTTGGCGAGTCGCGCGCCGGTACTGGCGAGTTGGGGTCGACGAGATCCGGATGGCAGCGAGCCGGCAAGCGTTCGTCACTGCCGCGGCCCGATACATGCCCGGCCTCACCCTGGCCGATCTCGACGGCAGCTCCCACGCTGGTGTCCGAGCCCAGGCCATCGGCCGAGACGGCTCGTTGGTGGACGATTTTGTGATCTCCCGCAACGGACGTATCTCTCACGTTCGCAACGCGCCGTCACCGGCCGCCACGTCGGCGTTCGCGCTCGCGAGCGAACTGGTCGACCGCGTCACCGGCTGA
- a CDS encoding EamA family transporter, producing the protein MTAHPARVGAALAVAAMVCVQLGLAVAIGLIGRIGAEGAAWLRVAWAGVLLLGLVRPRPSAFTRATLGICVLLGLVTAFTTMLFMAALARIPMGTASALEFLGPLAVAVVSGRGRGRWVWPALAAVGVAALTQPAQGAIDLVGVGFALGAAVCWAAYILLTQRVGDRVSGLQSLGVSMPVAAVTVTAAVGWAVLPRMTPDMIVIGLGLALLLPIAPFVLELLALRRLNTAAFGTLMSLEPALALLIGFVVVHQVPNSWAIFGVGFVVAAGIGAARAGTRDTPTPVQPG; encoded by the coding sequence ATGACCGCACATCCGGCCCGCGTGGGTGCAGCCCTGGCAGTGGCCGCGATGGTGTGCGTGCAGCTCGGGCTTGCGGTGGCGATCGGCCTGATAGGCCGGATCGGGGCCGAAGGCGCCGCGTGGCTGCGGGTGGCCTGGGCCGGGGTGCTGCTGCTGGGTCTTGTGCGCCCGCGGCCCTCGGCGTTCACCCGGGCCACGTTGGGAATCTGCGTGCTGCTGGGCCTGGTGACCGCGTTCACCACGATGTTGTTCATGGCGGCGTTGGCGCGCATCCCGATGGGGACGGCCAGTGCTCTGGAGTTTCTCGGACCGCTGGCCGTGGCGGTCGTCAGCGGCCGCGGGCGAGGGCGCTGGGTGTGGCCGGCGCTGGCCGCAGTCGGCGTCGCGGCACTGACGCAGCCGGCGCAAGGTGCAATCGACCTGGTAGGGGTGGGGTTCGCGCTGGGCGCCGCGGTCTGCTGGGCGGCCTACATCCTGCTGACCCAGCGCGTCGGCGACCGGGTCAGCGGGCTGCAGAGTCTCGGGGTGTCGATGCCGGTTGCCGCAGTCACCGTCACGGCGGCGGTCGGCTGGGCGGTGCTACCCCGGATGACGCCCGACATGATCGTTATCGGCCTCGGGTTGGCCCTGCTGCTGCCGATCGCGCCGTTCGTCCTCGAGTTGCTGGCATTGCGCCGGCTGAATACCGCGGCCTTCGGGACGCTGATGAGCCTGGAGCCGGCGCTGGCACTGCTGATCGGGTTCGTCGTCGTACATCAGGTGCCCAACTCGTGGGCGATCTTCGGAGTCGGCTTCGTCGTCGCCGCGGGGATCGGCGCGGCCCGCGCCGGAACGCGCGATACACCGACGCCCGTTCAGCCCGGGTAG
- a CDS encoding mechanosensitive ion channel domain-containing protein has protein sequence MADIFASAWFYWAVGIAVGLPLGLVALTEWQHALQRKQSVLLRPVTILRNYLLPLAALLLLMLEANRIPPQATSVRVVSTLAAFVVLVLMLSGINAALFQSAPDGSWRKRMPSIFLDVVRFVIIAVGLAMIFAYIWGANVKGLFTALGITSIVVGLTLQNSVGQIISGLLMLFEQPFRLGDWLQTPQAKGQVVEVNWRAIHLETGTGLQITPNSVLAAASFTNLSRPEGKHTCEVETVFAHDDPPERVCAMLTLAASELPQCDPSRSPNTVPIGGMVYRTKIPLISPAEDGKAKARFRRWIWYAARREGLHLDEADDTFSTPERVEEAIFKVVGPTFRLSHDEHEDLIEHARIECYADGERIQRPGETPSGMTFVLAGTVQMNAITEDGSEVVAWTQDEGSFLGQSTLTRQPVLGSAYAVGEVTAVYVGRDKIAELVQHNPRLLQELGRTIEERRAHVLRALDPTAEVDID, from the coding sequence ATGGCTGACATCTTCGCCTCGGCGTGGTTCTACTGGGCGGTGGGAATCGCGGTCGGGTTGCCACTGGGCCTGGTCGCGCTCACCGAGTGGCAGCACGCCTTGCAGCGCAAGCAGAGTGTTCTGCTACGGCCCGTCACGATCCTGCGAAATTACTTGCTGCCGCTGGCCGCGCTGCTGCTGTTGATGCTCGAGGCCAATCGGATTCCGCCGCAGGCGACTTCGGTGCGGGTCGTCTCAACGCTGGCGGCCTTCGTGGTGCTGGTCCTGATGCTGTCGGGAATCAACGCAGCACTGTTCCAGAGCGCGCCCGACGGTTCGTGGCGAAAACGGATGCCGTCGATCTTCCTCGACGTGGTGCGGTTCGTGATCATCGCAGTAGGCCTGGCGATGATCTTCGCCTATATCTGGGGCGCGAACGTCAAGGGACTGTTCACTGCTCTCGGTATCACCTCGATCGTCGTCGGCCTCACGCTGCAGAACTCGGTCGGTCAGATCATCTCGGGGCTGCTGATGCTCTTTGAGCAGCCGTTCCGGCTGGGCGACTGGTTGCAAACCCCTCAGGCAAAGGGCCAAGTGGTGGAAGTGAATTGGCGTGCCATCCACCTCGAAACCGGGACAGGGCTTCAGATCACCCCGAACTCGGTGCTTGCCGCGGCATCATTCACCAATCTCAGCCGCCCAGAAGGTAAGCACACGTGCGAGGTGGAGACTGTCTTCGCCCACGACGATCCGCCCGAACGGGTATGCGCCATGCTCACCCTCGCCGCATCGGAGCTTCCGCAGTGCGACCCCAGCCGAAGCCCCAACACCGTTCCGATCGGTGGGATGGTGTATCGGACAAAAATTCCGTTGATATCGCCCGCAGAAGACGGCAAGGCCAAGGCAAGATTCCGGCGCTGGATCTGGTACGCGGCGCGCAGGGAAGGGCTACACCTCGACGAAGCCGACGATACGTTTTCCACTCCGGAGCGGGTCGAAGAGGCCATCTTCAAGGTAGTCGGTCCGACTTTCCGGCTCAGCCACGATGAGCATGAAGACCTGATCGAGCATGCTCGGATCGAGTGCTACGCCGACGGAGAGCGGATACAACGTCCGGGCGAGACCCCGTCCGGAATGACATTCGTCCTAGCGGGAACCGTTCAGATGAACGCGATCACGGAGGACGGGTCTGAAGTTGTCGCCTGGACTCAGGACGAAGGTTCCTTCCTCGGCCAATCCACGTTGACCCGTCAGCCGGTCCTCGGGTCTGCCTACGCCGTCGGGGAAGTCACGGCGGTGTACGTCGGACGCGACAAGATCGCCGAGCTTGTCCAACACAATCCGCGGCTGCTGCAGGAACTGGGCCGAACGATCGAGGAACGTCGTGCACATGTACTGCGGGCGCTCGACCCGACGGCCGAAGTGGACATTGATTGA
- a CDS encoding MarR family winged helix-turn-helix transcriptional regulator produces the protein MTSSPKDESLDSISRTLAQVVRLTSSRSLFARDASAAGVALTQPSYALLRVLIDHGPLAMGALARGAHMDMGMATRQVTSLVDAGFVTRTANPADLRIALVEVTTRGRRAAAKLLDVRIGHLQRALAAWTTAELDELDGLLTRFVVDLVTTPTDD, from the coding sequence GTGACTTCTTCACCGAAGGACGAGTCTCTCGACTCGATCAGCCGAACGCTGGCGCAGGTCGTGCGCCTGACCAGCAGTCGGTCTCTGTTCGCCCGGGACGCCAGCGCGGCCGGTGTGGCGTTGACGCAACCTTCCTATGCGTTGCTGCGGGTCCTCATCGACCACGGCCCTCTTGCGATGGGCGCCTTGGCGCGTGGCGCACACATGGACATGGGAATGGCGACGCGGCAAGTCACCTCGTTGGTCGACGCGGGATTCGTGACGCGCACTGCCAACCCTGCTGACCTTCGCATCGCGTTGGTGGAGGTCACTACGCGAGGGCGGCGCGCGGCGGCGAAACTGCTCGACGTGCGTATTGGCCACTTGCAACGGGCTCTCGCGGCTTGGACGACTGCCGAACTCGACGAACTGGACGGCCTTTTGACCCGCTTCGTCGTCGATCTCGTCACTACTCCGACCGACGATTGA
- a CDS encoding MFS transporter: protein MSDLQATHAGAGYHRPGLLVATLSVVALTVAVLQTGVVPVLGVMARQLHASPVDVSWAVTANLLAAAATTPLIGRLADLYSKKGVLLAVLGIVLAGSLLAALTSSLPLLIIARVLQGASYSLYPIGVSILREELPTDRLMRAMAVLSGSLGFGGGMGLVVTGLLMRGDAGYHRVFWLTTVFTLLVIIAVVAVLPTRPRSSEGTVDWAGAAGLALGLSAVLLAITQGHGWGWVSACTIGCLAAGLAVLSAWWWWERRSPHPLVSTAMLSRRPILLTNLATILVGMGLYFAFLGLTDFVQAPAGSGYGFGATVLGASVVFLLPGALAGFVTAVASGRYIDRFGARAVLMVGAGAGVLGFVLLAVLHHQPWQVILAGVLANAYISLAYGALPALVVREVDAGETGVATSMNAIARTVGSSIAAAIVAVLLGRSDHGHTPESSFTVIFALGAITAAAAMLLIAITRPKLRDTSTEDVTDSRAMNHEWG from the coding sequence GTGTCGGACCTCCAAGCCACCCACGCCGGCGCCGGGTATCACCGGCCCGGCCTGCTCGTGGCCACGCTGAGCGTCGTCGCCCTGACCGTGGCGGTGCTGCAGACCGGTGTCGTGCCGGTCCTCGGCGTGATGGCCCGACAGCTGCATGCGTCCCCGGTCGACGTCAGCTGGGCGGTGACGGCCAACCTTCTCGCGGCGGCGGCGACCACTCCCCTCATCGGCCGCCTTGCCGATCTGTACAGCAAAAAGGGGGTGCTGCTGGCGGTCCTCGGGATTGTGCTCGCCGGCTCGCTGCTGGCGGCGTTGACGTCCTCGCTTCCGCTGCTCATCATCGCGCGGGTGTTGCAAGGTGCGTCGTATTCGCTGTACCCGATCGGGGTGTCGATTCTCCGCGAGGAGCTGCCCACCGACCGCCTCATGCGTGCCATGGCCGTGTTGTCCGGCTCGCTCGGATTCGGCGGCGGCATGGGCCTGGTCGTCACCGGGCTGTTGATGCGCGGTGACGCCGGCTATCACCGGGTGTTCTGGTTGACGACGGTGTTCACCCTGCTGGTGATCATCGCCGTAGTAGCCGTCCTGCCGACCCGCCCACGAAGTTCGGAGGGAACGGTCGACTGGGCGGGCGCGGCCGGGCTGGCGTTGGGTCTGTCCGCGGTGCTGCTGGCGATCACCCAGGGCCACGGCTGGGGATGGGTATCGGCATGCACGATCGGCTGCCTGGCCGCCGGGTTGGCGGTGTTGAGCGCCTGGTGGTGGTGGGAACGCCGCAGCCCGCACCCGTTGGTGTCGACGGCGATGCTGTCGCGCCGCCCGATTTTGTTGACCAATCTCGCGACGATCCTGGTCGGAATGGGCCTGTACTTCGCGTTCCTCGGGCTCACCGACTTCGTCCAGGCGCCCGCCGGTAGCGGCTACGGCTTCGGCGCGACGGTGCTCGGGGCCAGCGTCGTGTTCCTGCTGCCCGGCGCGCTCGCCGGCTTTGTGACCGCGGTGGCCAGCGGTCGCTACATCGACCGCTTCGGTGCCCGCGCGGTGCTGATGGTCGGCGCCGGGGCCGGCGTCCTCGGGTTCGTGCTGCTGGCCGTCCTGCACCACCAGCCGTGGCAGGTGATCCTGGCCGGCGTGCTGGCCAACGCCTACATCAGCCTGGCCTACGGCGCGTTGCCCGCCTTGGTCGTGCGCGAGGTCGACGCAGGCGAAACCGGGGTCGCGACAAGCATGAACGCCATCGCGCGCACCGTCGGTAGTTCGATCGCCGCCGCGATCGTCGCGGTACTGCTGGGCCGGTCGGACCACGGCCACACCCCGGAGAGCAGCTTCACCGTGATCTTCGCCCTCGGCGCGATCACCGCCGCCGCCGCGATGCTGCTGATCGCGATCACCCGACCGAAGCTGCGGGACACCTCGACCGAAGACGTCACCGACTCGCGTGCGATGAACCACGAATGGGGCTGA
- a CDS encoding acyl-CoA thioesterase domain-containing protein, which produces MATRPAHFISDPDGNFHPTENARSRWGDDMLNGPAVVSLAAFTLEQRFGLPEFLPARLTVDLFKAARRVPTTVRVRLIRDGRRIRNSECDVLQGEAIVARATMVQYRLSEPPPGEEWMAHTEFTPPAGGDRHGYFIGSDDVGWLADGGAHQNTSRKRVYHCPIDVVAGHDITPFVRTVVVAEATSLVSNLGTKGIGYINGDLTVALSRLPQSEHIGVQGDSHWTSEGISVGAGTLFDDAGPFATGLVTAIANPAAQIDFSKPDTIPTLNV; this is translated from the coding sequence ATGGCCACCCGACCGGCGCATTTCATTTCCGATCCCGACGGCAACTTCCATCCGACGGAGAATGCCCGCAGCCGCTGGGGTGACGACATGCTCAACGGGCCCGCCGTGGTGAGCCTGGCCGCATTCACGCTCGAGCAGCGGTTCGGCCTGCCCGAGTTTCTGCCGGCCCGGCTCACGGTCGACTTGTTCAAGGCGGCACGCCGGGTGCCGACGACGGTGCGCGTCCGGCTGATTCGTGACGGCAGGCGGATCCGAAATTCGGAATGCGACGTCCTTCAGGGCGAGGCGATCGTCGCGCGGGCGACGATGGTGCAGTACCGGCTGTCCGAGCCGCCGCCCGGCGAAGAATGGATGGCCCACACCGAGTTCACCCCGCCGGCCGGTGGCGACCGGCACGGCTACTTCATCGGCAGCGACGATGTCGGCTGGCTCGCCGACGGGGGCGCGCACCAGAACACGTCCCGCAAACGCGTCTACCACTGCCCGATCGATGTGGTCGCCGGTCACGACATCACCCCGTTCGTCCGCACCGTCGTCGTCGCCGAGGCAACCAGCTTGGTCAGCAATCTCGGCACCAAGGGCATCGGCTATATCAACGGCGATCTGACGGTCGCGCTCTCCCGGCTGCCACAGTCGGAACACATTGGTGTGCAAGGTGATTCACACTGGACCTCGGAGGGCATCTCGGTCGGAGCCGGGACGCTGTTCGACGACGCAGGCCCGTTCGCGACAGGTCTGGTCACCGCGATCGCGAACCCGGCGGCTCAGATCGACTTCAGCAAACCCGACACGATCCCGACGCTGAACGTCTGA
- a CDS encoding P1 family peptidase, which translates to MTSPAAFTADGRPRARGLDIPLAGEPGPLNAITDVAGVEVGVTTLVSGDGALVVGSGPVRTGVTAILPRGRAGLGRPCAAGWFSLNGNGEMTGTTWIEESGAFTLPVLLSNTHAVGACHAGSISWVNRTDPVLARQWLLPVCAETWDGYLNDINGGHVRPEHAEAALDHATGGPVPEGSVGGGTGMNCYEFKGGNGTASRLVQYGNHTFTVGAFVQANFGARHELTVAGRLVGPHLDVENPLDGDWFERDLNRPPPGAGSVIVVIATDAPLLPGQCKALARRVPLGLARTGTTGSHFSGDIFLAFSTADAPDLASRFPIGPVGDDEFGHLRFLPWGRMDDFYAAVVHSVEEAVLNALVVNADMVGRDGHRSPALPHDRLCALL; encoded by the coding sequence ATGACGTCTCCAGCGGCATTCACCGCCGACGGCCGGCCTCGGGCTCGTGGACTGGACATCCCGCTTGCCGGCGAACCGGGCCCACTGAACGCCATCACCGATGTGGCCGGCGTCGAGGTCGGCGTGACGACCCTGGTGTCCGGCGACGGAGCACTGGTCGTGGGCAGCGGACCGGTGCGCACCGGCGTCACCGCGATCCTGCCCCGCGGCCGGGCCGGACTCGGCAGGCCATGCGCCGCAGGCTGGTTCTCCCTCAACGGCAACGGCGAGATGACCGGCACCACCTGGATCGAGGAGTCCGGTGCGTTCACTCTTCCTGTGCTGCTGTCGAATACACATGCTGTCGGCGCCTGCCACGCGGGTTCGATCTCCTGGGTGAACCGGACCGATCCGGTGCTGGCCCGTCAGTGGCTGCTGCCGGTGTGCGCCGAGACGTGGGACGGCTACCTCAATGACATCAATGGCGGGCATGTGCGCCCCGAACACGCCGAAGCGGCACTGGATCACGCCACCGGCGGTCCGGTGCCGGAAGGGTCCGTCGGCGGCGGCACCGGGATGAATTGCTATGAGTTCAAGGGCGGCAACGGAACTGCGTCCCGGCTGGTGCAGTACGGAAACCACACCTTCACCGTGGGTGCCTTCGTCCAAGCGAATTTCGGTGCGCGCCATGAACTCACCGTGGCCGGCCGCCTCGTCGGCCCGCACCTGGACGTCGAGAATCCGCTCGACGGCGACTGGTTCGAGCGCGACCTCAACCGGCCGCCGCCGGGAGCCGGTTCGGTGATCGTCGTGATCGCCACTGACGCACCGCTGCTACCCGGGCAGTGCAAGGCATTGGCCCGGCGGGTGCCGCTTGGGCTGGCCCGCACCGGCACCACCGGCAGTCATTTCTCCGGAGACATCTTTCTGGCCTTCTCGACCGCCGACGCGCCGGACCTGGCCAGCCGGTTCCCCATCGGTCCGGTCGGCGACGACGAATTCGGCCACCTGCGATTCCTGCCGTGGGGCCGGATGGACGACTTCTACGCCGCGGTCGTGCACAGCGTGGAGGAGGCCGTTCTCAATGCGTTGGTGGTCAACGCCGACATGGTGGGTCGAGACGGACACCGCTCCCCCGCGTTACCGCATGACCGACTGTGCGCGTTGCTATGA
- a CDS encoding potassium channel family protein: MTVVERETQDETRVPESRLQRWEALAEWPLAACAAAFLALFSVKVLGQPQGLNKHIIHGLLFTLYLPFVVDYVARLTLAEQRARWFFRHLLDLVVVVLPLMGPLLLLRLVALVGALQRAIGDAIRGRVVAYTAFSAVLLVYAASLAVLQVERPASGANITSFGDAVWWSVTTITTVGYGDLYPVTVLGRIVAALLMIGGISMVGAITATIASWIVQRVSAEDSAQQAATVAHIESLQAEVARLADLVAAQLDTRSR; the protein is encoded by the coding sequence GTGACCGTGGTCGAACGCGAAACACAGGACGAGACAAGGGTTCCTGAGTCGAGACTGCAGCGGTGGGAGGCACTGGCCGAGTGGCCGCTTGCGGCGTGCGCCGCGGCGTTCCTCGCCCTGTTCTCGGTCAAGGTGCTGGGACAGCCGCAGGGCTTGAACAAGCACATCATCCACGGGTTGCTCTTCACGCTCTACCTGCCGTTCGTCGTCGACTACGTCGCGCGCCTGACGCTGGCCGAGCAGCGCGCGCGGTGGTTCTTTCGGCACCTTCTCGACCTGGTGGTCGTCGTCCTGCCCCTGATGGGTCCCCTGCTGTTGCTGCGGTTGGTGGCCTTGGTTGGGGCGTTGCAGCGGGCCATCGGCGACGCCATCAGAGGCCGTGTCGTGGCTTACACCGCGTTCAGCGCTGTCCTGCTGGTCTATGCCGCGTCGCTCGCGGTGTTGCAGGTCGAACGGCCCGCATCGGGAGCCAACATCACGAGCTTCGGCGACGCCGTGTGGTGGTCGGTCACCACGATCACCACCGTTGGCTACGGTGACCTCTACCCGGTGACCGTGCTGGGCAGAATTGTCGCGGCGCTTCTCATGATCGGGGGGATCAGCATGGTCGGTGCGATCACCGCCACGATCGCGAGCTGGATCGTGCAGCGTGTCTCTGCCGAGGACAGCGCTCAGCAAGCCGCCACCGTGGCGCACATCGAAAGTCTCCAGGCCGAAGTCGCACGTCTCGCGGATCTTGTTGCCGCGCAGTTGGACACGAGAAGCCGGTGA
- a CDS encoding sulfurtransferase, producing MTGRADVLITAEALVHRLASGDPVTVLDVRWTLSEPDGRQHYLRGHVPGAVYVSLDDDLSDHTVPGRGRHPLPSGPAVQVAARRWGIRAGQTVVVYDDWNRAGSARAWWVLTAAGISDVRILDGGWAAWKAAGGRVDAGPVEPSPGDVTVAHDDLYAGALPTLTADQVGSGPLLDARAPDRFRGEVEPVDAVAGHIPGARNLPSTELLTGDQSFISDSALEELLAARDIDPDGPIGVYCGSGITAAVAVAALTAAGRDAALFPGSWSQWSSDPDRPVACGEQ from the coding sequence ATGACTGGGCGCGCTGATGTGCTGATCACCGCTGAAGCGTTGGTCCATCGATTGGCATCCGGTGATCCGGTGACCGTGCTCGACGTGCGGTGGACCTTGAGCGAACCGGACGGGCGGCAGCACTACTTGCGGGGCCACGTTCCCGGCGCGGTCTATGTATCGCTCGACGACGACCTGAGCGACCACACGGTGCCCGGCCGCGGACGGCACCCGCTGCCGTCTGGACCTGCGGTGCAGGTCGCCGCGCGTCGCTGGGGGATCCGGGCGGGGCAGACCGTGGTCGTCTACGACGACTGGAACCGGGCCGGCTCGGCGCGGGCGTGGTGGGTGCTGACGGCGGCAGGCATCTCGGACGTCCGCATTCTCGACGGCGGCTGGGCGGCCTGGAAAGCGGCTGGTGGGCGTGTGGACGCCGGTCCGGTCGAACCGTCTCCGGGCGACGTCACGGTGGCACACGACGACCTGTACGCCGGTGCGCTGCCCACCCTGACCGCCGACCAGGTCGGCAGCGGGCCGTTGCTGGATGCGCGTGCGCCGGACCGCTTCCGCGGTGAGGTGGAACCGGTCGATGCGGTAGCCGGGCACATCCCCGGGGCGCGCAACCTGCCCAGTACGGAACTGCTGACCGGGGACCAGAGCTTCATCAGCGATAGCGCGCTCGAAGAACTACTGGCCGCACGCGACATCGACCCCGACGGACCGATCGGTGTGTATTGCGGATCAGGCATCACCGCGGCGGTCGCCGTCGCCGCGTTGACCGCCGCAGGCCGCGACGCCGCCCTCTTCCCCGGATCGTGGTCGCAATGGAGTTCGGACCCCGACCGGCCGGTCGCCTGCGGCGAGCAATGA